The following coding sequences are from one Lolium rigidum isolate FL_2022 chromosome 6, APGP_CSIRO_Lrig_0.1, whole genome shotgun sequence window:
- the LOC124664212 gene encoding putative serpin-Z8: MEVMRNSMLQADSVGLAALSAGLARYLAEENAGSNLILRIVGARSRVELEEIVTRMTTGALEDQSDSGGPRVAFASGIWSDLTQPLKPAFREAVVGKYKAEASTVDFINDAEAARGQINEWIAQATSNLIGSIFGPGSITLLTRVVLCNAMYFKGKWVEPFDKKDTRNKLFHQLDGRTVEVPFMQSWDPQFMAVHKGFKVLKLRYQMAQSQGNPSATLRARSSFNSVSSDRNKRIKVSFMRTQFSMCIFLPDAHDGLPNLAGMISSRPGFLHEHMPKTMIRRNKIQVPKFKLSFESSIVTILKKLGLQLSFGDQADFSHMVEHTESGLPMVLSDVIHKAVIEVTEEGTKAVAFTMMRIFEGSSQTPSRQPPRVDFVADHPFAYFIVEEATGAVVFAGHVLDPSREN; encoded by the exons ATGGAAGTGATGAGGAACTCGATGTTGCAAGCCGACTCTGTCGGCCTAGCGGCGCTCTCTGCCGGCCTCGCGAGGTACCTGGCCGAGGAGAACGCTGGCAGCAACCTG ATCCTCCGCATCGTCGGCGCCCGATCACGAGTCGAGCTCGAGGAGATTGTCACGCGTATGACGACGGGCGCACTCGAGGACCAATCCGACTCCGGCGGTCCGCGTGTCGCGTTCGCGAGCGGCATCTGGAGCGACCTGACGCAGCCGCTGAAACCAGCCTTCCGCGAGGCCGTCGTCGGCAAGTACAAGGCCGAGGCCAGTAccgtggacttcatcaacgacgcgGAGGCAGCACGAGGCCAGATCAACGAGTGGATCGCGCAGGCCACGAGCAATCTGATCGGCTCCATCTTTGGTCCGGGATCAATCACGCTGCTCACCCGCGTCGTGCTTTGCAATGCCATGTACTTCAAGGGCAAGTGGGTAGAGCCCTTCGACAAGAAGGACACCCGGAACAAGCTTTTCCACCAGCTGGACGGCCGCACCGTTGAAGTGCCCTTCATGCAAAGTTGGGACCCCCAATTCATGGCCGTGCACAAGGGGTTCAAGGTGCTCAAACTAAGGTACCAGATGGCACAATCGCAAGGTAATCCGTCGGCTACATTACGCGCGCGTTCATCATTTAACTCT GTGTCCTCTGATCGTAACAAGCGTATCAAGGTGTCCTTTATGCGCACACAGTTCTCTATGTGCATCTTCCTTCCAGATGCCCACGATGGCTTGCCGAACCTGGCTGGCATGATATCGTCAAGGCCTGGCTTCCTGCACGAGCACATGCCAAAGACGATGATCCGCAGGAACAAGATCCAGGTGCCCAAGTTCAAGCTGTCCTTTGAAAGCAGCATTGTCACCATTCTAAAGAAGCTTGGGCTTCAATTGTCCTTCGGTGATCAAGCCGACTTCTCGCACATGGTAGAGCATACTGAATCTGGCTTACCAATGGTCCTGAGCGATGTCATCCACAAAGCGGTCATCGAGGTAACCGAGGAAGGCACCAAAGCTGTGGCTTTCACCATGATGAGAATATTTGAGGGATCTTCGCAGACACCGTCTCGTCAACCTCCTCGTGTCGATTTTGTAGCCGATCATCCGTTTGCGTACTTCATAGTGGAGGAGGCGACCGGTGCAGTTGTCTTTGCGGGGCACGTCCTCGACCCATCTAGGGAGAACTAG
- the LOC124664213 gene encoding uncharacterized protein LOC124664213 — protein MPIGMGGCRGRGYSAVAAFALMAAAVAGAASEGDSLAGLAGGAAGIDAAPAQQVPSASYIAHAGTKRLYLVFLCCDTLDFDSSCGLLILIISGAGTKWLYFCANLPGTLEVKSLGPLAKGLLNGMPDAAAGPEAMGPVAKYPLVLAEDRTRRPDVLRHLKMYGGGWNITNKHYWASVSFTGVAGFLLAALWFISFGITAASFCFCKSRTGQGKVSHADVARPVLLVVVVLALIAGCIVLSCGQGEFHEGATKTLDFVVNQSDFTIQTLKNVTDYLSFAVTINIAALYLPPDVQDQINNLKVDLNKASDTISLKTTENYKRIRKVLHNVSVALICIAVLMPVLAILGYVLELYGPRYTIYTFATLCWIIVAALFILIGILSIVSSSAKDTCQAMDEWAQHPRAETALSNILPCVDESTTNRTLYQSKYVVVQLVSLVNKAISVLSNRKPYHLHPGQLMPSLCTPYDSKLNDRQCLSREVTFDNATTAWQDYTCNAPDAEACSGPMTVTPEVYGQLVSAANASYALHHYAPLMLNFQDCRFVRDAFSSIASQYCPPLERDLRLVSAGLSLLASGLVLGLLLLLFTDRPRNREEVSESPSGFRVTPVDCSP, from the exons ATGCCGATCGGGATGGGAGGATGTCGGGGACGCGGCTACTCCGCCGTGGCCGCCTTCgcgttgatggcggcggcggtggccggcgccGCTTCGGAGGGGGACTCGCTCGCGGGCCTCGCCGGGGGCGCCGCGGGGATCGACGCCGCGCCAG CTCAGCAAGTCCCGTCGGCGTCG TATATCGCCCATGCTGGTACTAAAAGGTTGTACTTAGTATTTTTGTGTTGTGACACTTTAGACTTCGACAGTAGTTGCGGTTTACTAATACTAATAATAAGCGGTGCTGGTACTAAATGGTTGTATTTTTGTGCAAACCTGCCTGGCACTTTAGAGGTGAAGAGCTTGGGACCACTTGCGAAGGGGCTGCTGAACGGGATGCCGGATGCAGCCGCAGGGCCGGAGGCTATGGGCCCTGTCGCGAAGTACCCGCTGGTTCTGGCGGAGGATAGGACGCGGCGGCCGGATGTCCTCCGCCATCTTAAGATGTATGGAGGTGGTTGGAACATCACCAACAAGCACTACTGGGCG TCTGTATCATTCACAGGAGTTGCTGGATTTCTTCTTGCTGCGCTGTGGTTTATTTCATTCGGGATTACTGCAGCTTCATTCTGCTTTTGTAAATCAAGAACGGGTCAAGGAAAGGTTTCTCATGCAGATGTAGCACGACCAGTGTTGCTTGTGGTTGTTGTGCTTGCTTTAAT TGCTGGATGCATTGTCCTTTCATGTGGTCAGGGTGAATTCCATGAAGGAGCTACTAAAACTTTGGATTTTGTTGTCAACCAATCTGATTTCACTATCCAAACACTGAAGAATGTTACAGATTACTTGTCGTTTGCAGTGACGATCAATATTGCAGCACTCTATCTTCCACCAGATGTTCAAGATCAAATTAACAATTTGAAGGTGGACTTAAATAAAGCGTCTGATACAATATCTCTGAAGACGACAGAGAACTACAAAAGGATCAGAAAAGTTCTCCATAATGT GTCTGTTGCGTTGATCTGTATAGCCGTGTTGATGCCtgttcttgcaatccttggataTG TGCTGGAGCTTTACGGACCAAGATATACAATTTACAC ATTTGCTACCTTATGCTGGATTATAGTGGCGGCTCTCTTCATTCTTATAGGGATTCTCTCGATAGTAAGCAG TTCTGCAAAGGATACATGCCAAGCAATGGACGAATGGGCACAACACCCTCGAGCAGAAACCGCTCTCAGCAACATCCTTCCGTGTGTTGATGAGAGCACCACCAACCGAACCTTGTACCAGAGCAAATACGTCGTGGTGCAACTCGTGAGCCTAGTCAATAAAGCTATATCTGTTCTCTCAAATCGAAAGCCGTATCACTTGCATCCTGGGCAGTTGATGCCTTCCCTCTGTACTCCCTACGATTCAAAGCTGAATGATCGGCAGTGCTTATCTAGGGAGGTGACATTTGACAATGCAACAACA GCATGGCAGGACTACACATGCAATGCTCCTGATGCGGAAGCGTGCTCTGGCCCGATGACCGTGACTCCGGAGGTCTACGGCCAGCTCGTCTCGGCCGCGAACGCGAGCTACGCCCTTCACCACTACGCCCCGTTGATGCTCAACTTCCAGGACTGCAGGTTCGTGCGTGACGCGTTCAGCTCCATCGCCTCACAATACTGCCCGCCCCTCGAGCGTGACCTCAGGCTTGTCTCCGCGGGTCTATCCCTCCTCGCCTCTGGCCtcgtcctcggcctcctcctgctACTCTTTACGGACCGCCCCCGAAACAGGGAGGAGGTGTCCGAGTCGCCTTCGGGGTTCAGGGTCACGCCTGTAGACTGCTCCCCATGA